Within the Kribbella aluminosa genome, the region TGTTCTGGCGGAACGGCAGCAGGTAGCCGTCGGGGTGGTTGGGATCCGGCTGCCGGAAAACGGACTCACCGGACGGCAGCCGCATCGCGGTCGGATCGTCGAACCCGCGGACCCCGCGCAGCGTACCGAAGTAGTGGTCGAACGACCGGTTCTCCTGCATCAGCAGGATGACGTGCTCGATCTGCCGGATCGACCGGAGCTCCGGCGCAGGCGCAGCCAGCGCCTTCCGCATCGACGTCGGCAGCGCCGTCAGCGCAGCCGCACCGCCGGCCGCTCCGAGCAGGCGCCTACGGGTGATTCCTTGCGATCCCTGTGACTCCACCATGGTCCTCTCGTCCACCGCGCCCCGCCCATGCCGGCGAGCGCCACACCGACCAGCAAAACCCGCACAGAGGGCCACCGAGGAGAAAACCACGTGCAGCGCGCGTGAACAGTCCCCAGCGCCCGGGTGCCACGCTCTACGCACGCCCGCTAGCCCACCGGCTTTGCTCGGCGTCCGCTCCTGCTGTTTCTCGAGTTGCGCGGCAGTGGCTGTTGCCGGCCGAGGACCTCATCGGCGCTGTCTTCGAGGACCGTATGGGCGCCTATGTCGACGCCGTCGCCAACGCGCTCGCAGACGTACAGCGGATGGCTCGAACTGATCGCCCCCGCCAAGGGCAGCGGACAAGTGCGCCCAGACTCGTGCTTGAGGACCGTCCGGTTCTGCTGATGGCCAACGCCGGTGTCATCACCGCCCCCGATTGCCTGGCGCCGCACGGTGGCCTACATGCTCCAGTCGTACGCCGCCGACCCGGGCCGAAGCCAGGAACTGCCGGCCGCCTCACCAGGACCGGGGCACCCGGTGCACACGGTGGTGCCGAGTTGATGGCAGCTCGAGCAGATGATTGCCGTCCGCTTCATCGACGAGAGTGACCCGGGTGTCGGTCCCGCGGTCAGCTGTCGGCGAGGCGTTCCATCAGGTCGGTGCGCGACGGGGATCTCGTGGTACGCAAGTCGCGGTACGGCGCCTTCAGCACGACCGACCTGCACGCGGTCCTCGGGGACGACGCGATCGACACCTTGGTGGTCGGTGGGATCTCGACGGCGGGCGTGGTCCTGTCGACGGTTCGGGACGCGTCCGACCAGGACTACCGGATCTTCGTCCTCGCCGACGCCACCGAGGACCTGGACCCGGAGGTGCACCGCGTTCTGATCGAGAAGGTGCTTCCCCGGCAGGCCGACGTGATCACCACGTCGGAGCTGGCCGGCCTCGTCCGCGGAGCCTGATCGGCATCGGCACCTCCGCCAGGTAGCCGGCGGCGATGGGTGATCATCCGGCGCCGTGCGAGCGGTGCCGGTCTGAGCGAGCCTCCGGGTGGCCTGCTGGTCGGCGCCTTCGGGTGGCGTTCGGCATTCCTCGTCAATCTCCCGTTCACGATCATCGCGCTGGTTCTCACGCTCGCCTGGATTCCCCGGGACGCTCCACTCCGGCGCCGGCCGGCTTGTTCCGGACGTTCAGTTACCTCGGGTCGGTCGCCTCGTCGATCGTCACCGGTGTCGTCTTCCGGCACGAGGTCACCGACACCGGCCTGCACCTGGTGGCGGCGATCCTGGCCAGGGTCAGTCTGGTGCTGATCGCGCTCACGCTGTTCGAACGCAGTCTGCGATCGAAGGCGTAGTACACACAGGGCGCAGTACTCAGAGGTGCAGTACGAGGTCGGCGTTGTGGGCCGACGCGGCGACGGCGTCCGCGTTGCGCTGGTCGCTGCCCTCGGCCCAGGCGCGCGCCGCAGCGGGAGTCTTGTCGTACGCGATGTGCCTGGCGATCAGGCGTTCGAGCCGCGCGGCGTCGTCGAGTTGCAGGTACCACGTGGCGTCGAGGAGGTCGCGGACCTGC harbors:
- a CDS encoding cysteine hydrolase family protein, which encodes MRDGDLVVRKSRYGAFSTTDLHAVLGDDAIDTLVVGGISTAGVVLSTVRDASDQDYRIFVLADATEDLDPEVHRVLIEKVLPRQADVITTSELAGLVRGA